A genome region from Brassica oleracea var. oleracea cultivar TO1000 chromosome C2, BOL, whole genome shotgun sequence includes the following:
- the LOC106327702 gene encoding kinesin-II 85 kDa subunit — protein sequence MAPRQVPKSRKAGSSSKLKAANSSPASSTASSPILYQETSVDSHSSPTSSSVRSKPQYTGRVPQTASQSKENVTVTVRFRPLSPREIRRGEEIAWYADGETIVRNEHTPTIAYAYDRVFGPTTTTRQVYDVSAQHVVNGAMEGTNGTIFAYGVTSSGKTHTMHGDQRSPGIIPLAVKDAFDIIQETPRREFLLRVSYLEIYNEVVNDLLNPVGQNLRIREDEQGAFIEGIKEEVVLSPAHALSLIAAGEEHRHIGSTSFNLLSSRSHTMFTLTIESSPLGGNNEGEAVHLSQLNLIDLAGSESSKAATSGLRRKEGSYINKSLLTLGTVISKLTDRKASHVPFRDSKLTRLLQSSLSGHGRVSLICTVTPASSCTEETHNTLKFAHRAKHIEIQAAQNKIIDEKSLIKKYQNEIRQLKEELEELKQGIKPVSRLKDISEDNIVLLKQKLEEEEDAKAALLSRIQRLTKLILVSAKTPQTSRVSHRVVPRRRHSFGQEELAYLPYKRRDLMDEENLELYVSGEANPEIIENDAFREEKKTRKHGLLNWLKLKKRDNSLGESSISDKSSAVKSNSTRSTPQGEGSNFHTESKLSESSPLEPGEDVESLEDSSHEIETPEARRRTIDQMDILREQQKILSEEMALQSKSFKQLSEEATKAPENEEIKAEIINLNDDIKAKNDQIAELGKQILDFVMASHDALDKSDIVQAVSEMRAQLNEKSFELEVKAADNRIIQEQLNQKTCECEALQEEVANLKQQLSDALELGEDMRSITSHMQQNEEKVIQAQAFEIEELKLKAAELSELKEELELRNQKLAEESSYAKELASAAAVELRALSEEVASLMNRNERLAADLAAANKSSVTPRGKTGNPRNGRKESPLVKRKEQQDGSLMELKRELSVIKEREVSFEAALVEKVQREAELQRTIAESKEREAYLENELANMWVLVAKLRRSQGDSSDISVSETRQQTGHFGT from the exons ATGGCGCCCAGACAAGTACCAAAGTCGAGAAAAGCTGGGTCTAGTAGTAAGTTAAAGGCTGCTAACTCTTCCCCTGCTTCTTCAACAGCCTCGTCTCCGATACTTTATCAAGAGACGTCCGTGGATAGCCATAGCTCCCCTACTTCTTCCTCTGTTCGAAGCAAGCCTCAGTATACAGGCAGGGTGCCGCAGACTGCTTCTCAGTCCAAAGAAAACGTCACTGTGACTGTTCGTTTCCGTCCACTCAG TCCGAGGGAAATTCGCAGAGGGGAGGAGATTGCGTGGTATGCAGATGGGGAAACAATTGTGCGGAATGAGCATACTCCGACAATAGCTTATGCCTATG ATCGTGTTTTTGGGCCTACAACAACAACACGCCAGGTCTATGATGTCTCTGCTCAGCATGTCGTTAATGGTGCTATGGAGGGGACCAATG GGACCATTTTTGCGTACGGAGTAACAAGCAGTGGAAAAACTCACACTATGCAT GGCGACCAGAGATCTCCTGGTATTATCCCATTAGCCGTGAAAGATGCTTTCGACATTATACAAGAG ACACCAAGGCGAGAATTTCTCCTACGTGTTTCATATTTGGAAATTTATAATGAG GTTGTCAATGATTTACTGAACCCAGTAGGACAAAATTTGAGGATCAGAGAAGATGAGCAG GGAGCTTTTATTGAGGGGATTAAAGAAGAAGTTGTGCTATCCCCTGCTCATGCGCTCTCTCTTATAGCAGCTGGAGAAG AGCACCGACATATTGGATCCACAAGTTTTAATTTGCTCAGCAGCCGAAGCCATACAATGTTTACCCTG ACCATAGAGAGTAGTCCCTTGGGTGGCAACAATGAAGGTGAAGCTGTACATCTCTCGCAGCTG AACCTCATTGATCTGGCAGGTTCCGAGAGCTCAAAGGCTGCAACCAGTGGTCTAAGGCGCAAGGAAGGGTCTTATATTAATAAAAGTTTACTGACTTTAGGGACG GTAATTTCAAAGCTTACAGATAGGAAGGCTAGTCACGTACCATTTAGGGACTCTAAATTAACCAGGCTGCTTCAGTCCTCGTTGAGTGGTCATGGACGCGTATCT CTCATATGTACAGTGACTCCTGCATCAAGCTGCACCGAAGAAACACACAACACACTGAAATTTGCCCATCGTGCAAAGCATATCGAAATTCAAGCCGCACAGAACAAG ATAATTGATGAGAAATCATTAATCAAGAAGTACCAAAACGAGATTCGCCAACTCAAGGAGGAGCTAGAGGAGCTTAAACAAGGAATTAAACCAGTTTCTCGGCTAAAGGACATTAGTGAAGATAATATTGTTCTCCTGAAGCAAAAA CTAGAAGAAGAGGAAGATGCTAAAGCAGCTCTCTTGAGTCGAATCCAACGGCTGACAAAACTAATTCTCGTGTCTGCTAAAACTCCACAAACATCACGAGTTTCTCATCGTGTTGTTCCTCGGAGGAGACACTCATTTGGACAAGAGGAG CTTGCTTACCTACCGTACAAGAGGCGTGATTTGATGGATGAAGAGAACCTTGAACTATACGTTTCTGGTGAAGCTAATCCTGAGATTATAGAAAATGATGCGTTTAGAGAAGAAAAAAAGACTAGGAAGCATGGACTACTTAATTGGTTGAAACTTAAG AAAAGGGACAACAGTTTGGGGGAATCAAGCATTAGCGACAAGTCAAGTGCGGTCAAGTCTAACAGTACACGGTCGACTCCTCAAGGGGAAGGCAGTAATTTTCATACCGAATCAAAACTTTCAGAAAGCTCACCATTAGAGCCTGGGGAAGATGTAGAATCCCTTGAAGACAGCTCTCATGAGATAGAGACACCTGAG GCTAGAAGAAGAACAATCGACCAGATGGATATACTGAGGGAACAGCAAAAGATTTTATCGGAGGAGATGGCGCTACAGTCAAAGTCTTTTAAACAGTTGTCAGAGGAAGCCACCAAAGCCCCTGAAAACGAAGAAATTAAA GCGGAGATTATAAACCTCAACGACGATATCAAGGCAAAGAACGACCAGATTGCTGAGTTGGGGAAACAGATCTTGGATTTTGTAATGGCGTCACATGATGCGTTGGATAAGTCTGATATCGTGCAG GCTGTTTCTGAAATGAGAGCTCAGCTTAATGAGAAGAGTTTTGAACTTGAG GTTAAAGCTGCAGATAATCGTATTATTCAGGAACAACTCAACCAAAAG ACATGTGAATGTGAAGCGTTGCAAGAAGAGGTTGCAAACCTAAAGCAGCAGCTCTCTGACGCTCTGGAACTTGGAGAAGATATGAGATCGATCACAAGTCACATGCAACAAAATGAGGAAAAAGTCATACAAGCACAG GCATTTGAGATTGAGGAGCTTAAACTGAAAGCTGCAGAGCTAAGCGAGTTAAAGGAAGAGCTAGAACTCCGAAACCAGAAACTTGCGGAAGAGAGCTCATACGCGAAAGAGCTCGCTTCAGCGGCTGCAGTTGAGCTCAGGGCATTGTCTGAGGAAGTAGCAAGTCTCATGAATCGCAACGAGAGGCTAGCAGCTGATTTGGCAGCAGCGAATAAGAGCTCGGTTACACCTCGAGGGAAGACAGGGAACCCGAGGAACGGAAGGAAAGAGAGTCCTCTTGTAAAGAGGAAAGAGCAGCAAGACGGCTCGCTGATGGAACTGAAGAGAGAGCTTAGCGTGATCAAAGAGCGTGAAGTTTCGTTTGAAGCTGCTCTCGTCGAGAAAGTTCAAAGAGAAGCAGAGCTGCAGAGAACAATAGCAGAGTCTAAAGAAAGAGAAGCGTATCTGGAGAATGAACTTGCTAATATGTGGGTTCTTGTTGCCAAGCTGAGGAGATCACAAGGAGATAGTTCAGATATCTCAGTGTCAGAGACAAGACAACAAACCGGTCATTTTGGGACTTGA